Proteins found in one Pseudomonadota bacterium genomic segment:
- a CDS encoding sulfatase-like hydrolase/transferase has protein sequence MSKRRRAILALLALIAAAGIAAAILLALGPQRRPNVLLISIDTLRADHLGCYGYGVSTSPNVDAFARRSILFETTVAAAPSTEPSHAAIFTSLLPTHHGALFARRSKLDDRFTTLAELLKHEGYRTMSVNDGGQMDAGWGLAQGFDAYTSLPGLSKLAKFSKTVATALRWLDSEEAESPWFVFLHTYEPHSPYDPGEAYYEAIGHDYGGPLPDVIDVPLLERINSGALVLGDADKRHVVAAYDGDIRSTDAAFGELLAALERRDLLDETIIIFTSDHGEELGEHGMMGWHSHALWDEQLLVPLLVGLPDGRFAGKRIRSQVRGIDILPTVLDLVGTTPLPEAEGRSLLPLVRGEPDVERPAVSERDVLDAVVPTSLRIGGRKMILPSAGAPPLLFDLAADPSEKKDLCQGDAEKAAGLRMHLDTLLAARPGAGNGTPIDVDAQVLKTLEELGYLARKEDRTDAEIDGGIR, from the coding sequence ATGAGCAAACGGCGCCGGGCCATCCTCGCGCTCCTGGCCCTCATCGCGGCGGCCGGGATCGCGGCGGCGATCCTCCTCGCGCTCGGTCCGCAGAGAAGGCCCAACGTGCTCCTCATCTCCATCGACACCCTTCGGGCCGATCACCTCGGGTGCTACGGATACGGCGTGAGCACGTCCCCGAACGTCGACGCCTTCGCCCGGCGATCAATCCTCTTCGAGACGACCGTGGCCGCCGCGCCGTCCACGGAGCCGTCCCACGCGGCGATCTTCACCTCGCTCCTCCCCACACACCACGGCGCGCTCTTCGCGAGGCGATCGAAGCTCGACGATCGCTTCACGACCCTCGCCGAGCTCCTGAAGCACGAAGGCTACAGGACGATGTCCGTGAATGACGGCGGCCAGATGGACGCCGGCTGGGGGCTCGCCCAGGGGTTCGACGCGTACACGAGCCTGCCGGGCCTGTCGAAGCTGGCGAAGTTCTCGAAGACCGTCGCCACCGCGTTGCGGTGGCTCGACTCGGAGGAGGCGGAGTCGCCCTGGTTCGTGTTCCTGCACACGTACGAGCCGCACTCCCCCTACGATCCGGGCGAGGCCTACTACGAGGCGATCGGGCACGACTACGGCGGCCCGCTGCCGGACGTCATCGACGTGCCGCTGCTCGAGCGGATCAACTCCGGCGCGCTCGTTCTCGGCGACGCGGACAAGCGGCACGTGGTGGCCGCCTACGACGGCGACATCCGATCGACGGACGCGGCGTTCGGCGAGCTGCTCGCCGCCCTCGAGCGCCGGGATCTCCTGGACGAAACCATCATCATCTTCACGTCCGATCATGGCGAGGAGCTCGGCGAGCACGGCATGATGGGTTGGCACTCTCACGCCCTGTGGGACGAGCAGCTCCTCGTGCCGCTGCTCGTCGGGCTGCCGGACGGCCGCTTCGCGGGGAAGCGGATCCGAAGCCAGGTGCGCGGAATCGACATCCTGCCGACAGTACTCGATCTCGTCGGCACGACGCCCCTGCCCGAGGCAGAGGGCCGTTCGCTCCTGCCGCTCGTGCGAGGTGAGCCCGACGTCGAGCGGCCGGCGGTGAGCGAGCGGGACGTCCTCGACGCGGTCGTCCCGACGTCGCTCCGGATCGGGGGGCGGAAGATGATCCTGCCCAGCGCGGGCGCGCCGCCGCTCCTGTTCGATCTCGCCGCGGATCCGAGCGAGAAGAAGGACCTGTGCCAGGGCGACGCCGAGAAGGCGGCCGGCCTCCGGATGCACCTCGACACGCTCCTCGCGGCCCGCCCCGGCGCAGGGAACGGGACGCCCATCGACGTGGACGCGCAGGTGCTCAAGACGCTTGAGGAGCTCGGCTATCTCGCCCGCAAAGAGGATCGGACCGACGCCGAGATCGACGGCGGGATCCGATG